The genomic interval TGGGTGCGTATAAACCTATagttattatgattatgttaACAAAGTTATTACTTTCCTTACAGTCTCCTAACCTGGGCACATACAGATCGTCGCAAGTTGGTAACCTTTTGATTACAACTGCTGAACAGTATCTTAGAGAGGTAGGTATCAAACATTCCCCGTTTATACAGCGCAGGTTGGGCACCAACAGAAGTAAAAGTCTTTGATACTAAAATCTAAGTCACACGTCCCGCTGCCGACTAGAATTCTGTAACCCCCTTGTTTGAACCCTCCTCCGCCGTCCATGTGTGTTTTAATATTGAGTAAAACATACGTAGCTGTATTTAAAATAGACACTATAGCTAACGTGCTAGTCAAAGTGTAACCACTTTTTTCAAACGCAAGTTTAGTATACGAAGCTTTCAAGAAAGACTGCTAATATTGTGACAGTGAAACAAAGGGACgtcatttttgcattttgaagaACTTTTAAGAATCATTTCAACCATTATTATAAGTATATACAATTATAAGTAAACTTAGAGTCTTTCTCGCCCTTTTAATTGACTCAAGTCCTgttaaaagtatatattttttatgtctGTCTAGTGGAATCTGATTAAACCATCAAAGAAATCATATAATTGATGGATAGAAAAGAAGAACACAGCGAAATCAGAGAACGTCACTGCCGCTTTTATTGTCTATAAATTCATATATTGAAGATCTCAAATAATGTCGGTTATATTCCACAGACATACTGTGCACCCCATATTGTCCCCTGTGATCGCAACTCCCAGATAGACGAACGCGATGGCTTCGAGGGCAGAGGTGATGGCGGCATGAACATGGACCCTAATAACAACCATAATACTGGTGGTTACGGTGGTGGTTATAATGGCGGCTATGACAATGGTTATGGCCGTGGGCTTAATCATGGCTATGGCAATGACGGTGGGCTTGGTGATGGTAACGGCAGAGGGTGTAGTTTTGATGTTGCACGTGGGATTGCCAACACAAGGAACGGTGTGCATGGTAGGATGTGTGACGGTGAACATCATAATGGTGAAGCCCGAGGGTATCGTGATGGTTATGGAGATGGGTATGTTGATGGTCATAATCGTGCCAGTGGCGAGCGTATCAAAGGCTGCAACATAAACAATGGAAATGGTGGTATCAACCGTACCAATGGTATTAAAGGTGTATGGCGTGTTTATGGTAACGTTCGTATAAGCCTTAACAACTGTAACAATGGTAACAACCGTTACAATGGTAAACGTCGTAATGAACGTAGAAAAGTTAAGAAAGGTCGCAATCGCAACCATGGTAATAGTGGTAACAATAGTCTCCATGGTGATAATGGTAACACTCGCAGAAATATTGTTGGTGTTTCTGCAGCATTCATTGGCAGGGTTGTTGCAGCCATTATAACAGTAGGGATGACTGTGTACGCGACATTAATGGAGTAAATTTTTTACATGAAACATTGACTAAAGATGCAAGTAAGAACATAGTAAGCAAAACGATGCTGTATTTTGTCCTATATTTATGTATCTTTCTCTGTTCTGCAATGTAAAATATAATGTACTTTTCGAACACAACAATGtcgttgttatttttttaaataattgttacttcAGTTTTGACCACGGAATCATGTTCTCGGAGATATACAGGTTTGATACATCAAAAGAAGACGTGAAATATTACTCAACTGAATTGATACCGTGATAAACAAGATTTCTTTAGTTGGAAAGTCCCCATTGCGCAATATGTGTTATCTAGCGGTGCACGACCCACTAAGTAAATCGATGAACAATGGTTACCCTTGTTACAGGCAACCTTTGTCTCACTAACGTTCTACAGTACACAATGTTATGAACAATGTTATTTGTGCGTCATTGAGTCGAGCACAACAGCTTCCGAAAAAGGATGTTATTGATTTTTGATTGAACTAACAGCAGTAATCAggagagttaaaaaaaaaaacatgagctGTTTTTAAGTACATAATGCTTAGTCATTACATGGAGTCGTCATGTTGTTTAACACACACATCATGTAATACGGACACCGGCGGATATTTATCAGAATATGATTGTAGAGGCCTGGAGTATGGAAACTCTTGACTGTTCTCAATTCTGCAAGACTAGTGTTATATTGACGAGTGAATAAAGACATCAGAATCAATATAACCCAGCATATAAGATATCGTATGTTGGAGGTAGCTCTGATCGGGTAGAGTTATAAGGTGGGTTTCATATCCAGGAGCAGTTCACGGTTTGCCCACTTTGAAGCGGTCTCCCCTTATCGCAATACCGAAATAAAAACCGgggaaaataaaaattgttacTGGGATGGCTACCTTACTTGTAGGttaggttaaaggtcatcagttgGTTTTCATGCAAATGTGGCTGCTTAGCATTGTTGAGATATTTGTCTCTTCTAATCCGCTATTTCATATATTACAAACGTTACTTCATACATGTTATGTCTACATAGCTTTCAAAGGAGGCTACCATGCATGCAATACAATGAATTTCAACGCATATTTGACATTGACGTCAAGCTTTGGTAGGTACCATAGGACGATATCACAGTTGATTTGCCTCAGTATGAGTCAACAACAAGTAATTAATCAACTGATTGTTGGCTCAGTTCGGATTTATCTCTTTATCAAATGTGAACTTCATAGCAGCTTATCTCGACAAATGTGTTAAATCGTATTTTGATAGCAAGAGCAGTAGCGTAGTCACCGATGAAGGAGGGGTGTTAGGGCCTCGGTCCCAAGTATCTGTCAGTTCCCGCAAAATTGTATTCAATGAAAAGCTTTGGACTTTCTATGATGTTGGTAACCATAAATTCCTCTCATTTTATAATGAGGCGTGTcataatgatataataatattgTACAACCATCGTTCGATCTGATATGGCTACAAAGTTACAACCCAAAACTGCAGTTTTATCATCAATATAGTCGCTATTATAAGTAggtattcataaataaaatcaCAAGGGAAGGTTATATATTAAAGAAGTACAATTGACACTGTAAATATCTTACAAACAAATGTACTGTCTACAATAATCTACACCGAAAAGTGAAGTTAAAGATTTTTCAAAAAGAATTAGCTTATAGAAGTGTTGAccaacaacatcatcaacaaaaacaatagagaACTCTTCAAAAGGAAACACAAACCCAGCCATCATATGTAGCTTAAATGATATAGATAATTGTGATGAACAATTATTCTGTAGACAGTTAAGCAAACTCTAGATCATTTTGGGGAGATAGGCCTATCCTAGTTTAACAGTGGTTCAATAAAAACTGAAGCCAATTTTTCAAATGGTGTCTTATAAATAGATGGCGCCGAAAATGAATAGATAGATAAAGACAAGATGAAAAAGAATCTCCGTTGGAGTTTAGTAAGCCTGTTGACTTACATCACGTTTATTGAAGTAAACTAGTCTGTTCCGCAACTGAAATACATTCCATATTACATCATTTAATTAATGTTGACTTGTACCCATCAAGGCATCTTTGCAAAGTTCAAGCAAGAATTTGTTCTCATGGTTGTATAGGTTGTggtatatcataaaaaatacaattaaaaagaaggaggaggagaaggagaaggagaaggagaaggagaaggagaaggagaaggagaaggagaaggagaaggagaaggagaaggaggaggaggagaaggagaaggagaaggagaaggagaaggagaaggaggaggagcgGAAGGAGAGGGAtagggagaaggagaaggaggagaaggaaggAGGGTCAGTTGAAGTTGGTAGTCAGAGCCGGATTAACACACATTGGGGAGCTCAATGACCATACCTTTGTCCCCTCGCCCAAAACCCCGTCATCACTGAATATATCAAGATTAATAGGAACGACACAAATATAGAAAGTTGGTTCATGTCTAGCCTGGAAGCATGTTTATGGAGCCCTTTGACTTGACGGACACAGTTCCCTGCATGTCTATTGTATAATATTGGGGGTAATATTATTTTCGACAAATGGTAAACTAGACGGTTTCCTCTTACTGCATATAGTTGTATCCGTTCAATTCGTAAGTATAGTAATAATCAACGATACTTACCGAAATGTTTTTACGAGTCATTTTTTAAAAATCCAAGTTAACAATTTTCCATATTTCTTTTGAGAACAACATCCGGAGAAAAGAGTCTCAAGTCTTAAATCTCTCTGTGCCAGAAGGCACACAAGTCCCGGACATCATTCTTCCACTGGGTTCGGTTTGCAGCTGCGTAGCGTACTGAGTTCCGTGTGTTCCAGCCTGCGCAGTTCCGCTCCGCCTCCACCATTCTTCGCCACGTGGTTTTCGGGTGGCCTCTTTTCCTTCTACCTTCAGGTGTCCATCCGAGGGCCACAGCACAGTCATCGTTTTTGTCTTCAGCACATGGCCGATCCATTTCCATCTCCGTCTCCTCACCTCCTCGCTGATCTTCTCTGCCCCTGCCATCTCTAGAACTGTCTTATTTGAGACGTGCTGTTGCCATCTGATCTTGTAAATCCTCCTTAGACACTTGGTCTGGAAGATGTCAAGTTTCTTTTCCTCTCCTTTCGTCAGTTTCCAAGTCTCGCATCTGTAAAGTAGGACTGACAAGACAAGGCTCATGAAAAGGGAGGCTTTTGTTTTTCTGCTGATGTCGCTGGCTTGCCAGATGTTTGATAGTCGCTTCATCTGTGCGCTGGCCAAGGCTATTCTCTTCTTGACATCTGCTATGCCTCCACCGTCCTTTGAAACACTTGCACCAAGATAGGTAAAGCTCTCTACCTCTTCCACTTCATTCACTCTGACCTTCAATTTGTCATCAGTCTTGCTGTTGGCTTTCATGACTTTGCATTTCTTGCCATTCAGTTTAAGCCCAACTTTGGCTGCATTGTCTTCAAGTTTGGTTGTCTTGTGCTGAAGGTGATTCATTGTTGAGGATAGAAGGGCGAGATCATCTGCGAAGTCGAGGTCCTCCAGCATGGTTGTGAAGTTCCATTGGATTCCAGTCCTGTCACCCTCTACAGTTTTCCTCATGACCCAATCAATTACCACTAGGAAGAGGAAACCTGACATGCAGCAGCCCTGTTTCACTCCCGTCGTCACTGGGAACCAGtctgttgtttcattttcatcGATGACAGAGCACTGGAAGTCCACTCAGTAAAGGGTCTTGACCATATGGATCAGTTTCTGGGGGATTCCATACTGGCGCATGATGTTCCAAAGGCTGTCTCGATGTATGGAATCGAAGGCTTTTTCAAATTCGACGGAAAAATGAAAGCTTGGATAATCTATGCATGCAGTTGTTTGCGACTCGAGTGATGAATTGTGCTTTACAAAAAAAAGGGCACACTAGTCGAAAATTACAAAAGCACATTTGGACCTGTAACTTTCTTATTATTTGCAACTATACAGATAAAGCAATACGGGAACTACAATTATACACTGCATTCTTATCATTAGTAAGCAGAAACGTGGCATATTCATCTTCGAAGGGCATATACTTCATTTCATTATAATGAGAGACCTACTTTGGATCTAGGCTTTTAgacaatgatatatataaacAGCTTTTATTGACCTCATACTGCGAATATCTGCCTGGAATATTATCTGTTTGCACCGGAATTAATTGGCAAAGTTGGAGTCAACAATGGCCGATAGGAATAGGCTAggcatgggcgggattacgggggggcaagagggggcatttgccccccccccccactttttcccaaatcttagttcacttttttgtcgtttttgcagacaaatgtgcacaaccctaatcgaaattattcccccacaacagctctatcaaataggcctatttgtttcgaatcttaagtcgaatttgtgtttaagatcgtaacatgtagcatgcagaataactggagatggagctagcacatggttcgcagcacaggttacgaatcctggagctaacacactagtgattcaattctgcatgtgatgaatccgcggcatatgctacagtgctagcttcaggaattgattttcaactttgctgctctactgaatgcgttgaataactaaatccagagaaacgatttacgaaagccagatttgcatattggttatatcaataattaaattcaatacactgacacatgacacccccctcccccgtgtcattcaacaatatgcaatggcatatgccgatgtaatttctttactgctcgaaatcaCCCCTCCTCGGcttcagtggcgacggaaccggtggacttgagGGACTTATCCCCCATAAAAAAGTGGGGGCAGTAAAGGAATGCTCagccccaatatttgccaagtgctccaagaagtggggaccgcggggagaattttgaagtgggtgctgaacatattcttgatcggtccagatgcacaatatactaataattttagagggaaagaactgtctagatgcgatttattgttaccagaggtgtcatttttgctgatctaggatttcctttttgcttaaatttcgacgcgccgcgccaactgatggtggtgcaccgcctaaatagtgacgtataagcttcagttgttcatcaccatataagttcttctatccgccctccctaaatttacacacgttcattaattgtttagatgcaatttaaagcctatatgggtgttaattttaccgatctaagggtacctttcatcgaaaatttcgacgctccttgccaaccgatgatggcgctccgcttagatagtgaccatatgttctactatcaatcctcttcaaatttttaaacaataattaactatctaaatacaaattgaagacatgagatccatatttcaaggaggggtacatgcagcttagagcactcgggaagtgccgtttccggccatctggagggtttgtaaagccaaaaaatttcttgtacgctccgcgccaaccgatggtggcgctccgcttagatagtcttgctgacaggtttgccccccccccccactttcacaactcaaatcccgccctgAGGCTAGGTGTGTGGTTTATATAGCCTGATACAGTGCAATATTATATATTGTGCTAAGCAATATAAATTAACTGTACCTACAAAAATCTCATGAAGACTATCTTTGGAAAACAATCCAGTTTCAAACTTGGCAGTAttaacttgaaaatattttttactaCGAGGAAGATATAACTTCTAGCGTGGCTAAGTCGATAGAAATGCAAGTTGCTATGCATTAATTGCACATCCTTTAAAACAGTTAACCAGCTGTATACGTATGCGATTACGGTGGCTTAtcgtaaaaaatgaaattcctCGACACCATCTGAAAGTTGTGACTGTTAACTCgtaaatttgagataaaaatgtcaaatttttcaaatcaaaagtcaaaagtttgagataaaaaaaaagggaaaccATATGAGACAAGGGTCGAGAATTTTCTTTCCGATTTCCTTATAAGCTACCGTAGCAATATGTTTTACAGTTCTGGTTTGCGCATAGTTGATAAATTGTATATGACACTCCttatatatagtaaaatgtCACCTTCAACATGATGTAATCATTTTTAAGAAATTCACATGACATCATCTATACCGTGATATTTGACGATTCATTATAAAAGGGgaaaactaagataccatcagTGTGCATGTAGTGATATAGTATAACAGGCCTGTAGCAAGGACTTctgggttggaggggggggggggtgggggagcaaCAATCTAACACGTGTCGTGTAACTTGTAAAGTTGGTACACATAGACGTGGCacaaattggggggggggtggatcagTGCACTGGGTATATAAATAGCCCAAGACGAAATAACGTACAGCTTAATGCAGGTTAAATGGCCTTCTTCTGTTTTGACGGAGCAGGGTTCATCTCTAATCAGGGGAAGCACAAATTCAAGAGATGTAGCATAGTTTATGCGAAAATAAGTGCAATAGTTTTTCCATCTAATTGTGTTGGAGATTGCCCTCCAGATTGCAAATGTGCTCATTTTGTTATGTCTGGAGAAATAACTTCATAAAACGTCTTTTGCATTTCGTCAAATAAATAGAACAAATCAGTATAATATTTGTAAACCTTTAGAGCAAGCTGATTTATTTCATCGCAGTAATAGAAACCTCACTGAAAGCAACATAATTTTATTTGTATTGATTTTTTATCATCTCTGTGATACATATCacaagtttaaaacaaaaaacaaaacaaaaaacacattttcCACTAatgcataaaaaaaatcattaaagttCATAAATCAGTTAATAACAATGCTCTGCACTAGCTGTTGTTCACTCATGTCATTAGAGAATGAGTGGATAATCCATTTTTCTTGTACTAGATCAAATTATTTCCATCAATTACATTATTCACTGTAAGTTATCAAGAGGGCAATCCAGAGAGTTGCTGATTTCATCGCACCGATCAGTCTCTACAATTTTCAGttttgcaatttgatgaataaacTGACATGGCATGGCTCCACATACTAATGTTCCTACAACCTTTA from Apostichopus japonicus isolate 1M-3 chromosome 19, ASM3797524v1, whole genome shotgun sequence carries:
- the LOC139960560 gene encoding uncharacterized protein — encoded protein: MDRKTILTYRGPNIGGDGGMNMDPNNNRNIRDNASPNLGTYRSSQVGNLLITTAEQYLRETYCAPHIVPCDRNSQIDERDGFEGRGDGGMNMDPNNNHNTGGYGGGYNGGYDNGYGRGLNHGYGNDGGLGDGNGRGCSFDVARGIANTRNGVHGRMCDGEHHNGEARGYRDGYGDGYVDGHNRASGERIKGCNINNGNGGINRTNGIKGVWRVYGNVRISLNNCNNGNNRYNGKRRNERRKVKKGRNRNHGNSGNNSLHGDNGNTRRNIVGVSAAFIGRVVAAIITVGMTVYATLME